A window of Clostridium novyi genomic DNA:
TAATACCTAAAACCCCTGTTCCTATTGCTAAAAAAAGTAATGCAATTGCTGTGGAATTAACAGCATTTTCATCAAAGGCACCTCTTTTAAATACAACATTTATTATGTTATTTCTTAAAACAATAATTCCTACCGTTGCTGGAAACATAATTAGGTTTATATTATTTATTGCTTTACTTAGATACTTTTTAAAATCTTCTTTAATCTCTGTACCATTTATATACTTTGCAAGGGTTGGATAAATTACAGTAATTATAGATGTTGCAAAAATTCCATAAACTAAAGAATTTAGTCTATTTGCATACTGTAATACTGATACACTTCCTTTAGGAAGTATAGATGCTACATTATTATCTACAAATGTATTTATTTGATTTATCCCAATTCCAATTAGTACTGGTAAAATTAAAACCAACATTTCCTTTAATCGAGGATCCTTAAAATTAATTTTCCATGAATACTTGTATTTATTTTTTATAAGCCAAGGAATTTGTATTAATATTTGACTTCCATTACCTATTATTGTTGCTATAGTAAGACCCATAATAGTAGCTTCTTTCACAAATAATAAATATCCAATTATAAATACATTCATAACCACTCCTACAAGAGATGGAGCAATAAAGTTATCTAATGTTTGAAGTATAGCAGTATATCCACTATTTAAACTTATAAAAACTACATTAATTACACTCAATCTTGTTAATTGAATTGTTAAATCATATACATCACCACTATACCCAGGAGCTATTAGCTTAACTAATTGTGGAGTAAACTTCCATCCAAGAACTCCTATTAGAATTGCAAGTAAGGTTATAAGATTCATAACAGTATTTGCAAACTCATACATATTTCCTTTACCCTTTTCCTTTAAACTTTTAGTAAGCATAGGAATAAATGTAGTTGTAATTGCTAAACCAAATAATCCAAAAAGTATACTTGGAATAGTAAGTGACATCATATAAGCATCAGTTTCATATGTAGCTCCAAATTCTTTGGCTATCAATGCATCTCTCCAAAACCCCATTAATTTACTTAAAATTGTAATTATCATAATTTGACTTGCAAATCTAGCCAATTTAACTTTGCTCATGTTTTCCTCCTAATATTCTCATTAAAATCATTGTAATTAAATTTAACTTTTTATATAGATATAGCTATTATACTATAAAACTAACTATATCTATATAAAATCATTTTCTAATAATACATTTATATTGATTTAATTACAGAACATATAAATTCTATATTTTCTTTAGTAAGTGAAACTGAGCTTGGAATATTTATACCCTTAGCAGAAATTTCATTAGTAACATCCATGCTACCATGTAAACAATCTACATACGGAGGCATATCATGTACTGGCATGAAAAATGGTCTTGATTCTATACCATTTTCAGATAAAATTTTAATAAGTTCATCTCTTGTTACTTTAAAATCATCTTCTACTAAAATAGAATATAACCAATAACAATTTTTAGCCCATTCCTTTTCAATTGGAAGAGTAATTCCTTTTACGTCTTTTAATAATTTATTATAATAATCTGCATTTTCTTTTTTTATTTTTAAATATTCATCAATATTTTCTAATTGTGCAACTCCAAATGCTGCTAAAAGATTGGGCATTCTAAAATTATATCCCACTTCCGGATGATAAAAAGCTTTATTATCCAAAACTACCTTTGTTTGGGTTGATAAAAACTTAGCTCTAGATCCATACTCTTCACTATTTGTTACAAGCATTCCCCCAGCACCTGTAGTTATAAGCTTATTTCCATTAAAACTAAAAGCTCCAATATCTCCTATGGTTCCAACACTTTTACCCTTATATTTAGAACCTAACGCTTCAGTTGCATCTTCTATTACATATAAGTTATATTTTTTAGCAAGTTCCATTACCTTATCCATATCTACAGGATGACCATATATATGAACAGGTATTATTGCTTTTGTTTTAGGTGTTATAAGTTCTTCTATTTTACTTGCATCCATAACAAAAGTATCTCTACATACATCACAAAACACTGGAGTTGCACCTACATACTTCACAGTATTTACAGGTGATATAAATGTCATAGATGGAACTATTACTTCATCTTCTAAACCTATTCCTAAAGTTAAAAGAGCAAGTTCAATAGCTGCAGTTCCATTAACTGTTACAACAGCACTATGTGCACTTAAGTACTCAGCAAACTTTTCTTCAAAAAGATTCACATAACTTCCAACTGATGAAACCCAATTTGTATCAATACATTCTTTAACATACTTCCATTCATTCCCTCTAATATCCGGTATACATAAAGGTATCATTATGATACGCTCTCCTCTCTTTTAAACATTGTATATATCAGTTTTAAAATATTGCATATTATTTTTTATCCACTCAATAGTTTCTGCTAATCCTTCATCAATACTGTATTTAGGAGTCCAATCAGTAAGATTTTTAATTTTTGTATTATCTGCCCATAATCTGTTTACTTCACTTTTTTCTGGTCTTATTCTTTCTTCATCACAAAGAACTTTAACATCATGTCCTATTAATTTTATTATTTTCTTAACTGTATCTCCTATACTAATTTCATAATTAGAACCAGCATTAATTACTTCTCCTATAGTTTTATCACTTTCTGCTATTTTTACAAAGGCCTCTGCTGTATCCTTTACATAATTAAAATCTCTTGTTGGAGTTAAACTACCTAATTTTATTTCTCTTTTTCCTGCTAATATTTGAGATATTATAGTAGGTATTACAGCTCTTGCAGATTGTCGTGGTCCATAAGTATTAAAAGGTCTTATGGTTGCAATTGGCAAATTAAAAGATTTATAAAAACTTTCAGCCATTTTATCTGCACCTATTTTAGATGCTGAATATGGTGATTGCCCTTGCATTGGATGTTTTTCGTCTATAGGAACATATAAGGCTGTTCCATAAGTTTCACTTGTTGAAGTATGTACTATTTTCTCAATATTCTTCTCTTCCCTACAAGCTTCTAAAATATTTGTTGTTCCTTCTACATTAGTTCTTACATAAGCCATAGGAGATAAATATGAATATGGTATTGCAATTAAAGCTGCAAGATGCATTATTACTTCTTGTCCACTTACCATCCTTTTTACATTGTCATATTCTCTAACATCTCCTGTTATTACTTTAATGCTGTCTTTTATATTTTTATCAAAAGTATCAATCCAGCCCCAATTATTAAAAGAATTATATTGCACTAGCGCTGTAACATCAGCACCAAGTTCAACTAACCTTTCTGTTAAATGACTTCCTATAAAACCTTCTGCTCCTGTAACTAAAACTTTTTTTCCATTCCAGTTCATACTACACACCCTTTATAAATTAATTTTAATTTTAGAAAAACTTATCTACATCTTCATTAGCCTTTTTATAGTCTTCAATATGACCTATGTCAGACCAATATTCTGTTATATTATAAGTTCCACATCTTCCTCCAGCTTTTATAACATCTTCTATTAAATCAGTCATATTATATTCTGTATTCTCAGGTATATAATTAATAACATTTTTACTAAGTACATATACACCACTGTTAATATAAAAATTATAGGTTGGCTTTTCTTCTAAAGATTTTATAATCTTATTTTCTGTAATCATCACCCCATATGGAACTCTCATTTCATAATTTCTAGCTCCAGCAGTAATATCAAATTTATTTTCTATATGATGTTTTAACATAACTTCAAAGTCTATTCCTGTTAATATATCTCCATTTATAACTAAAAAATCTTTATTAAATTTTTCTTTAGCTAAATTTATAGAACCAGCTGTACCTAATTTTTTTTCTTCTCTTACATACTGTATATTAACATCAAAATTACTACCGTCTTTAAAATAATTTTCTATAATTTCACCTTTATAATTTAAAGAAATTATAAAATTTACAAATCCATATCCTTTAAATTGTTCAATTATTCTTTGAAGCATAGGTTTTCCACCTATTTTCAACATAGGTTTTGGTATATTTTCTGTAAGAGGTCTTAATCTAGTACCAAGTCCTCCAGCTAAAATAAAAACATAATTATCTTTTTTATCATAGGATATAATATGATCCAAAAAATATAAATCAATTAGCTTACCTTCTTCATCCAATAAAGGCAACTGCCTTATATTATATCTTAACATCTTTTCTTTAACTTTTTGTTTACTAACAAGCTTATTTACATATTTAAAATTAGTATGATATATGTTTTTCACACTATCTTCTATAGTACATCCTTTTAATATAGCTCTTCTTATATTTCCATCTGTTACAACACCAATTACCTTTTTATCTTTATTGGTAATAAAAACAGCTCCTATTAAGTTTTTATCAATTGATTTCATTGCATCTTTTATTGTTGCATCATCTGATACACAATACATATCCATTGAAAACTTCATAAAATCACCTACGCTTTATAATTTTTGAAGGAACTCCTACTGCTATAACATTATCTTCAATATTATTCAATACAACAGCTCCAGCTCCAATCATCACATTGTCTCCTATTTCAGTTCCTTGAATTATGGTACTTCCCATTCCAATATGTGAATTGCATCCTATCTTACATCCACCAGCTAATGATGCTCCAGGTGAAATATGAGTATTTCTATCGATAAAACAATCATGCTCTATTATACTCCCAGTGTTTATTATACAATTTTCACCTATAATAGCCCCAGCATTGACGATAGCTCCAGCCATAACACATGTCCCATTACTAATTTTAGAATAAGGTGATACTATAGCATCTTTATGTATTAATTTAGGTATTTTAAATCCTATTTTTTTTAAATTATAATAAATCTTATCTCTTATAGCTATATTATTTAAAGCTCCTATACAAACAAATGCATTTTTTACACCTTGATAATATAAATCTTCAAGAATATCATCATTACCTATAATAGGTATTCCTAATATTTGTTCTTCCTGGGTATTGGCATCTGTAATTCCTACAATTTTAAAGTTTCTTGTACTTTTTATTATATCTATAATTACTTTACAATGTCCTCCTGCCCCTATTAATATAATTTTATCCATAAAACCTCTCTTAATATTAACTTAATTTATTAATAAGTTATTCTTTTTTGTATTAATTGATGATTTATATCTACTTTACTTAAAATATCGGCTATTCTTTCACCAGAATGTCCATCTCCATATGGATTTTCACATTTTTTTAACTCTTTTTTAAATTCTTCATTATAAAGTACTTTATCTATTGCACTTAAAATTTCTTTTCTATTATACGATACATCTATTATATTACAAGCTCTAAGTCTTCCCTGTTGTCTTGTACCTATATTTATTACAGGTAACTTAAAACTTGGAGCTTCTATTATTCCTGATGATGAATTCCCAATCATTATATCTGCAGTATTTAAAAGACTTAAATATTCTACTTGGCTTAAATTTTTAAATACTTTAAGAAAATCATATTTTTCTCTATATTTTTCAATAACCTTTATTATTTCTCTTCCACCATTATCACTATTAGGATAAGAAATTATTGTTTGAACACCAAGCTCAGCAATAGCACTTAGGGTTTCCTCTATTTGATAAACTACCATATCCTTTTCTGTAGTAACTGGATGTTGCGTAAGTATAAAAATCTTATCATCCTTTAAGTTAAATCTTCTTAATACTTCTTCCCTTGAAAGATATTCTGTATTTTTTATGTAATCTATTCCTGGTGCTCCAACTACATAAACATTTTTCTTTTCTTCACCCATTTTTATTATTCTTTCTCTACTATCTTCATTGGCAGGAAAATGTATATGTGAAAGTTTTGTTATGGAATGTCTTATAGATTCATCTACTGTACCTGTAACTTCTCCACCATGTATATGAGCCACCGGTATATTCATATGGATTGCAGCAAGTGCTCCTGCCATCATTTCTCCTCTATCACCTAATATCAATAAGACATCAGGTTTTATTCTGTCTAGACTTTGAGTTAATCCCATCAAAGTTATCCCTATAGATTTAGCCATAGCTTCACCTGAATCAGATGATAAAATAGTATCTATTTTATCATCTATTTTAAATCCATCTTTTTCTATTTCATTTATTGTCATTCCAAATTCAGGTGAAAGATGCATTCCACATACTATTAAATGTAATTCTAAATCTTTATGATTTTCTATAGCTTTTAAAACTGAGTAATATATTCCATAATCTGCTCTAGTTCCTGTAATAACTGCTATTTTTCTATTCACTACTAATTCACCCTTCTTATTTTTCTATTAAATCTAAAGTTACTTGAGTATCTATTGATATATCCTTGCTAGCTTTTTTACCAATTATATACTTATAATATTTAGGTGAAAGTCCATCTCCAGGCCTTTTATAATCTAAATCATCTTTAGTTATTAATTCACCTTTTTTAATAAAATTTTTCGCTACTATACTTTTTCTTGCAACTTTCATAGTATCTATTTCATTTTCTGTAAAAGTCTTTATTCCATTTCCCAATGATAATTCAACATTTCTTATTTCCTTTACCATCTCTTTTAATTCTTTTGGATCTAAAGATGCCTTATGATCAGGGCCTTCCATTTCTTTATCTAAAGTAAAATGTTTTTCTATTATTTCCGCTCCAAGTGCTACTGCTGCTATTGGTATTGAAATTCCTTTAGTATGATCTGAATATCCACCAATAACATTAAAAGCACTTTTTATTGTATTCATAGCCTTTAAATTTACGGAACTTATTTTCGCAGGATAATTAGATGTACAATGTAATACAGCTATATCTTCTAGTTTTTTACTTCTTATAGCCATAATAGCATCTTCAACTTCCCCTAGTATAGCCATGCCTGATGAAAGTATTATAGGCTTATTAAATTCAGCTATATACTCTAGTAATGGTATATTAGTTAGATCTCCAGAGCTTATTTTAAATACTTCTACACCAATAGAGTTTAAAAATTTAGCACTTTCAAAATCAAAGGGCGTAGACATAAATATAATATTTTTTTCATCACAATATCTTTTTAACTCAGTAAATTCTTCATAAGATAACTCTAACTTTTTTAACATATTAAACTGACTATCTTCTATACCTATGTTATCTTTTTGATACTTGGCCATTGATGCATAACCTGTAACTAATTTCTCACTTTTAAAAGTTTGAAATTTAACTGCATCTACTCCTGCCTCCACAGCTTTATCAACTAATTTTTTTGCAAGCACAATACTTCCATTATGATTAACTCCAGCCTCAGCTATTATAAAACAATTATAATTATCTTGTATATTTTTGCCGATAACTTTATCTCTTATTTTAATCATTCTTATTCTCCTTCAAAATTAGTTCTGCAATTTTAGCATCTATAATGTTATCTATATCAATAGATTTATATCTATCCATAATAAATGGCATTGTATCCTCATTTACAAAGGCTTTTTCATTCAATAACATATCCACTTTATTAATGTATAAAGCTCCATTAAAAATATAGAATTTAGGTAATTCTTGTCTTCTTAAATTGTCCCCTTTAAATTGAAAAATTGTATTTAATTTATTATTCTCAATTGTTCTCATAAGTACTGGATTTTCATCACATTCACATATACTTATAAGTGAATTATTATTGCTATTTACAATATTCTCTATTGCCTTGTCTATATCCTCCATTGTTCTAAGTGGAGATGTTGGCTGAAGTAATATTACATAGTCAAATTCTTTACTATCCTTTTTTAAATAATCTATAGCATGTAAAACTACATCAATAGACTTAGCTTTATCATCTGATATTTCTTTAGGTCTTAAAAAAGGAACTTTAGCTCCATATTTCAATGAAATATCTTTTATGGCTTCATCATCTGTTGATACTAAAGTATAATCAATATATTTAGAATTTTTTGCAGCTTCAATTGAATATGCTATTAATGGTTTATTACAAATTTTCATTATATTTTTATAAGGTATTCCCTTTGAACCACCTCTAGCAGGAATTATTGCCAATATCTTTTTGTCTTTATACACTCTACCACCACCACTTCTACAAATAATAATCAGTAATACTTAAAATTAAAAATCCCCAGAATAACTCTTAAGTAAAAGCCAAGAAAAACTCTTTAAGCTTTTCTAAAGCTTCTGCTTTTAAGTTTTTCTGAGGTTTTTAAAGTTTAAATACTAAGCCTTCACTTAACTTTAAGCCAATAATTTTAATATTTTATAAATTACTGATTTTTTAGAAGCTGATCTTCTGGAACATCCTTAAACTTTTTAGCTGGACTTCCTACAACTATAGTAGCATTTTCTACATCCTTTGTAACAACACTACCTGCTGCTGCAAATCCATCTTCATTTATAACTTTTCCTGGTAATACTACTGCTCCAGCTCCTATTCTTCCGCCTTTTTTAATTGTAACTCCTTTAAAATGGTTAAATCTTTCTTTTGAACGAGCTGCATAATTATCATTAGAAGTTACAACACATGGAGCCATGAAAACATAGTCTTCAACTTCAGAATAAGCTGTTAAATATACATTAGTTTGTATTTTACAGTTAGAGCCTACCTTACAGAAATTTTCAATAGTTGCTCCTTTTCCTATTATTGTTCTATTACCAATAGTTACATCTTCTCTTATTACTGCTAAATCTGCTATAAGAGTTTTTTCACCTATTTCACATCCACAATAAATTATAACACCAGCACCTATCAAGCATTCATCAGCAATTTTACATGGTTCATATTTTTTATCATCTTTAAATATGCTATTAACTGATCTCATAGGAGTTTTACCGATTACAGTATTATCATCTATTCTTATATTACTTCCAATTAATGACCCTTCATGAATTACTACATTGTTTCCTATAATACAATTATCTCCAATAATAACATTATCTTCTATAACTGAAAAGTGTCCTATTTTTACATTATTGCCTACTTTAGCGGTTTCAGAAATATAATTCATACTTATATCCTCACTTTTATATTTTATCTATTTTTCTTTGGAAAAGCCTTTTCCATATCTAAAGTTGAAAAATTATCAAATGGGAATTTTACAGGCATTCCAGTAAGCCTTGATTTATATGCAGCAAGAATTATTGCCATAGCTCTTTTTCCTTGTTCCCCATTTATTAAAGGTTCAACATCATTATTTATTGCATCTATAACATTTTTGAATAATGGAGTATGACCTTTTCCATATACTGAATCTGGATCACCCTCTTGAGCTTTTAATATTTCTTCTTCCTCATTTTCTGTTCCGTCTTCAAATCTCCAAGTTTCTATTTTATTAACAGCAAGACCACCTATACATACTGTTCCCTTTTCTCCAAATACACTTAAAGTTTCCTCTAAGTTTTTAGGGAATACACATGCTGTTCCTTCTATTATTCCAATAGCACCATTTTTGAAACGAACTATTATTGCACCAAAATCTTCTGCTTCTATATCTCTTAAGAAGTTATCACATTGAGCATATACAGTATCGATTTCTCCACCCATCATCCATTGAAGTAAATCTATATTATGTATACATTGATTCATTAATGTACCACCATCAAGTTTCCAAGTTCCTCTCCATGGGGCTTGTTTGTAATATCCTTCATTTCTATTCCATAGGATTCTTGCAGTACCGTTTATAAGTCTTCCAAATCTATTATTTTCTAAAGCTTCCCTTAATTCTTGAATTGGTTTATTAAATCTATTTTGATGACATATTGCAAGTTTAACATTGTTCTCTTTTGCAATCCTTATCATTTCATTTGCATCATCTATTGATAAAGCCATAGGCTTTTCAACTACAGCATGCTTACCTTTTTTCATTGCATAAATAGCAATTTCAGGATGATATCCACTTTCTGTAGCTATTGTAACTACATCTATA
This region includes:
- the murJ gene encoding murein biosynthesis integral membrane protein MurJ, which produces MSKVKLARFASQIMIITILSKLMGFWRDALIAKEFGATYETDAYMMSLTIPSILFGLFGLAITTTFIPMLTKSLKEKGKGNMYEFANTVMNLITLLAILIGVLGWKFTPQLVKLIAPGYSGDVYDLTIQLTRLSVINVVFISLNSGYTAILQTLDNFIAPSLVGVVMNVFIIGYLLFVKEATIMGLTIATIIGNGSQILIQIPWLIKNKYKYSWKINFKDPRLKEMLVLILPVLIGIGINQINTFVDNNVASILPKGSVSVLQYANRLNSLVYGIFATSIITVIYPTLAKYINGTEIKEDFKKYLSKAINNINLIMFPATVGIIVLRNNIINVVFKRGAFDENAVNSTAIALLFLAIGTGVLGIRDIYNRAFYAIKDTKTPMKNSAIGVFTNVVLDIALVKVMGIGGLTLATTISILVSTILLSVDLRKKIGNIDAVLVLKTGSKILGSSVIMGLVVYVINNNMLKFISGNKGQMISLMICAIVGCIVYVISINLFKVEEYNDIKSHLLARFKIK
- a CDS encoding LegC family aminotransferase, which produces MIPLCIPDIRGNEWKYVKECIDTNWVSSVGSYVNLFEEKFAEYLSAHSAVVTVNGTAAIELALLTLGIGLEDEVIVPSMTFISPVNTVKYVGATPVFCDVCRDTFVMDASKIEELITPKTKAIIPVHIYGHPVDMDKVMELAKKYNLYVIEDATEALGSKYKGKSVGTIGDIGAFSFNGNKLITTGAGGMLVTNSEEYGSRAKFLSTQTKVVLDNKAFYHPEVGYNFRMPNLLAAFGVAQLENIDEYLKIKKENADYYNKLLKDVKGITLPIEKEWAKNCYWLYSILVEDDFKVTRDELIKILSENGIESRPFFMPVHDMPPYVDCLHGSMDVTNEISAKGINIPSSVSLTKENIEFICSVIKSI
- a CDS encoding NAD-dependent 4,6-dehydratase LegB; the encoded protein is MNWNGKKVLVTGAEGFIGSHLTERLVELGADVTALVQYNSFNNWGWIDTFDKNIKDSIKVITGDVREYDNVKRMVSGQEVIMHLAALIAIPYSYLSPMAYVRTNVEGTTNILEACREEKNIEKIVHTSTSETYGTALYVPIDEKHPMQGQSPYSASKIGADKMAESFYKSFNLPIATIRPFNTYGPRQSARAVIPTIISQILAGKREIKLGSLTPTRDFNYVKDTAEAFVKIAESDKTIGEVINAGSNYEISIGDTVKKIIKLIGHDVKVLCDEERIRPEKSEVNRLWADNTKIKNLTDWTPKYSIDEGLAETIEWIKNNMQYFKTDIYNV
- a CDS encoding nucleotidyltransferase family protein; this encodes MKFSMDMYCVSDDATIKDAMKSIDKNLIGAVFITNKDKKVIGVVTDGNIRRAILKGCTIEDSVKNIYHTNFKYVNKLVSKQKVKEKMLRYNIRQLPLLDEEGKLIDLYFLDHIISYDKKDNYVFILAGGLGTRLRPLTENIPKPMLKIGGKPMLQRIIEQFKGYGFVNFIISLNYKGEIIENYFKDGSNFDVNIQYVREEKKLGTAGSINLAKEKFNKDFLVINGDILTGIDFEVMLKHHIENKFDITAGARNYEMRVPYGVMITENKIIKSLEEKPTYNFYINSGVYVLSKNVINYIPENTEYNMTDLIEDVIKAGGRCGTYNITEYWSDIGHIEDYKKANEDVDKFF
- a CDS encoding acetyltransferase, with the translated sequence MDKIILIGAGGHCKVIIDIIKSTRNFKIVGITDANTQEEQILGIPIIGNDDILEDLYYQGVKNAFVCIGALNNIAIRDKIYYNLKKIGFKIPKLIHKDAIVSPYSKISNGTCVMAGAIVNAGAIIGENCIINTGSIIEHDCFIDRNTHISPGASLAGGCKIGCNSHIGMGSTIIQGTEIGDNVMIGAGAVVLNNIEDNVIAVGVPSKIIKRR
- the neuC gene encoding UDP-N-acetylglucosamine 2-epimerase; translation: MNRKIAVITGTRADYGIYYSVLKAIENHKDLELHLIVCGMHLSPEFGMTINEIEKDGFKIDDKIDTILSSDSGEAMAKSIGITLMGLTQSLDRIKPDVLLILGDRGEMMAGALAAIHMNIPVAHIHGGEVTGTVDESIRHSITKLSHIHFPANEDSRERIIKMGEEKKNVYVVGAPGIDYIKNTEYLSREEVLRRFNLKDDKIFILTQHPVTTEKDMVVYQIEETLSAIAELGVQTIISYPNSDNGGREIIKVIEKYREKYDFLKVFKNLSQVEYLSLLNTADIMIGNSSSGIIEAPSFKLPVINIGTRQQGRLRACNIIDVSYNRKEILSAIDKVLYNEEFKKELKKCENPYGDGHSGERIADILSKVDINHQLIQKRITY
- the neuB gene encoding N-acetylneuraminate synthase, with product MIKIRDKVIGKNIQDNYNCFIIAEAGVNHNGSIVLAKKLVDKAVEAGVDAVKFQTFKSEKLVTGYASMAKYQKDNIGIEDSQFNMLKKLELSYEEFTELKRYCDEKNIIFMSTPFDFESAKFLNSIGVEVFKISSGDLTNIPLLEYIAEFNKPIILSSGMAILGEVEDAIMAIRSKKLEDIAVLHCTSNYPAKISSVNLKAMNTIKSAFNVIGGYSDHTKGISIPIAAVALGAEIIEKHFTLDKEMEGPDHKASLDPKELKEMVKEIRNVELSLGNGIKTFTENEIDTMKVARKSIVAKNFIKKGELITKDDLDYKRPGDGLSPKYYKYIIGKKASKDISIDTQVTLDLIEK
- a CDS encoding cytidylyltransferase domain-containing protein; its protein translation is MYKDKKILAIIPARGGSKGIPYKNIMKICNKPLIAYSIEAAKNSKYIDYTLVSTDDEAIKDISLKYGAKVPFLRPKEISDDKAKSIDVVLHAIDYLKKDSKEFDYVILLQPTSPLRTMEDIDKAIENIVNSNNNSLISICECDENPVLMRTIENNKLNTIFQFKGDNLRRQELPKFYIFNGALYINKVDMLLNEKAFVNEDTMPFIMDRYKSIDIDNIIDAKIAELILKENKND
- a CDS encoding N-acetyltransferase, producing MNYISETAKVGNNVKIGHFSVIEDNVIIGDNCIIGNNVVIHEGSLIGSNIRIDDNTVIGKTPMRSVNSIFKDDKKYEPCKIADECLIGAGVIIYCGCEIGEKTLIADLAVIREDVTIGNRTIIGKGATIENFCKVGSNCKIQTNVYLTAYSEVEDYVFMAPCVVTSNDNYAARSKERFNHFKGVTIKKGGRIGAGAVVLPGKVINEDGFAAAGSVVTKDVENATIVVGSPAKKFKDVPEDQLLKNQ
- a CDS encoding Gfo/Idh/MocA family protein; the protein is MSKLKFAIIGCGRISYKHVEGLVNNKEEAVLVATCDVDIEKANAKKDEYIEKMNENLKVSTYEDYKEMLEKEDIDVVTIATESGYHPEIAIYAMKKGKHAVVEKPMALSIDDANEMIRIAKENNVKLAICHQNRFNKPIQELREALENNRFGRLINGTARILWNRNEGYYKQAPWRGTWKLDGGTLMNQCIHNIDLLQWMMGGEIDTVYAQCDNFLRDIEAEDFGAIIVRFKNGAIGIIEGTACVFPKNLEETLSVFGEKGTVCIGGLAVNKIETWRFEDGTENEEEEILKAQEGDPDSVYGKGHTPLFKNVIDAINNDVEPLINGEQGKRAMAIILAAYKSRLTGMPVKFPFDNFSTLDMEKAFPKKNR